A single region of the Elstera cyanobacteriorum genome encodes:
- a CDS encoding LysR substrate-binding domain-containing protein, with protein MENLTLTLRHLRVFRAIMATGSATAAADRLAITQPAVSQQLAQLEDALGLKLFERKAGRLIATDPAVELHREVANAFDSIERIVNLASRLKADAPAMLRIGAAHSLGVQILPQICGAFAERYPALAFDHQGGLYALLAGQVASGALDLAILKLPMTHPGTSVLRRFEARSVCIIPARYPLAQRQGPLTPEDLRDVPLVMLRRNSPFRHDLEQALLAAGVTPRIKAEAMTVATCCGFASVGLGVAVVNELMATQFEGPAVVMRPLHFDGGPQIFDIIVPAGVTPPPLVSEFADFTVRWVEDSLTAFRQRHGI; from the coding sequence ATGGAAAATCTGACCCTGACCCTCCGTCACCTTCGGGTGTTCCGGGCGATCATGGCGACCGGATCGGCCACAGCGGCGGCCGACCGGCTGGCGATCACGCAGCCCGCCGTTAGCCAGCAATTAGCCCAACTCGAAGACGCCCTCGGCCTTAAGCTCTTCGAGCGTAAAGCGGGCCGTCTGATCGCTACCGATCCCGCCGTCGAACTGCATCGGGAGGTGGCGAACGCCTTCGACAGCATCGAGCGGATCGTCAATCTCGCCAGCCGTTTGAAGGCCGATGCCCCGGCCATGCTGCGCATTGGGGCAGCCCATAGTTTGGGCGTGCAGATCTTGCCGCAGATTTGCGGCGCTTTTGCCGAGCGCTATCCGGCGCTGGCCTTCGATCATCAGGGCGGGCTTTATGCCCTGCTCGCGGGGCAGGTAGCCTCGGGCGCCCTCGATCTTGCCATTTTGAAACTGCCGATGACCCACCCGGGCACCAGTGTGTTGCGGCGCTTCGAAGCCCGCTCGGTCTGCATTATCCCGGCGCGCTATCCACTTGCCCAGCGGCAGGGGCCGTTGACGCCGGAAGACCTGCGCGATGTGCCGCTGGTGATGTTGCGCCGCAATAGCCCCTTCCGCCACGATCTTGAGCAGGCCTTGCTGGCCGCAGGGGTGACGCCGCGCATTAAGGCGGAGGCGATGACCGTCGCCACTTGCTGCGGTTTCGCCTCGGTCGGGCTTGGGGTCGCGGTCGTCAATGAATTGATGGCGACGCAGTTCGAAGGCCCGGCGGTCGTAATGCGGCCATTGCATTTTGACGGCGGCCCGCAGATTTTTGATATCATCGTTCCCGCTGGGGTAACGCCGCCCCCCTTGGTTAGCGAATTTGCCGATTTTACGGTGCGCTGGGTGGAGGATAGCCTTACCGCGTTTCGGCAACGCCACGGTATCTGA
- a CDS encoding cold-shock protein — MSNTGTVKWFNSTKGFGFIQPDNGGEDVFVHISAVQRAGLSDLNEGQKISFELVRDPRKGKTSADNLRAV, encoded by the coding sequence ATGTCGAATACCGGTACCGTGAAATGGTTCAACAGCACTAAGGGCTTCGGTTTCATCCAGCCTGACAATGGTGGCGAAGACGTTTTCGTTCACATCTCGGCCGTGCAGCGTGCCGGCCTGTCGGATCTGAACGAAGGCCAGAAGATTAGCTTCGAACTCGTGCGCGATCCGCGTAAGGGCAAGACCTCGGCGGATAACCTCCGCGCGGTCTAA
- a CDS encoding DUF6134 family protein produces the protein MIRQVLAALAICLGGLISLPAAATSREIFFTVERNGTPFGTHSLRFETTPQALTVSVAIDLKVDFGPITVFRYTHRNREVWTAGAGGLRLAALDTQTDDDGATFRTAGVALGQGFRLSEGEATGVLPGDIVPTSYWHRASLERRAWLDTQSGRLRQVRVQPLGPESVTVAGQPVTANRYRVTGDLEMDLWYLPNGEWAGLEFSARGSLIRYRRQTPADVAVLPEGVKPAPALASAAP, from the coding sequence ATGATACGGCAGGTTTTGGCGGCACTAGCCATCTGTCTCGGGGGGCTGATCAGCCTTCCGGCGGCGGCGACTTCGCGCGAAATTTTCTTTACGGTGGAGCGGAACGGCACGCCGTTCGGCACCCATAGCCTGCGGTTCGAAACGACCCCACAGGCACTGACCGTCTCGGTCGCCATCGATCTGAAGGTCGATTTCGGTCCCATTACGGTGTTTCGCTATACCCACCGCAATCGCGAGGTTTGGACGGCCGGGGCGGGCGGTCTGCGTCTCGCCGCGCTCGACACGCAGACCGATGATGATGGCGCGACGTTCCGCACGGCGGGCGTGGCGCTCGGGCAGGGCTTCCGGCTGAGCGAGGGAGAGGCGACGGGCGTTTTACCGGGGGATATCGTCCCGACAAGCTATTGGCACCGCGCCAGTTTGGAGCGCCGCGCCTGGCTCGATACCCAAAGCGGGCGGCTGCGGCAGGTGCGTGTTCAGCCGCTGGGGCCCGAGAGTGTGACGGTGGCCGGTCAACCCGTCACCGCCAACCGCTACCGGGTAACGGGCGATCTTGAGATGGATCTTTGGTATCTGCCGAACGGCGAATGGGCGGGGCTGGAGTTCTCGGCGCGCGGTTCGCTGATCCGCTATCGGCGCCAAACCCCGGCGGATGTCGCGGTTCTGCCAGAAGGGGTGAAGCCCGCCCCGGCCCTGGCCTCGGCGGCCCCATGA
- a CDS encoding cryptochrome/photolyase family protein, whose product MSGALRLVLGDQLTPHLSALRGIDPAHDLILMAEVQAEATYVRHHPKKLGFFFAAMRHHAEALRAAGHRVRYFRLDDTMPCHSLGEAIARTLAEGRYGRLIVTAPGEWRLLAEVESWAARFGLPVDIRPDDHFLCTREEFAAWANGRKGLRMEFFYRDMRRRTGLLLAADGAPEGGSWNYDAENRGALPEAIPAPGLFRVPPDDETCAVLALVAERFPDHFGDLEGFDYAVTRSNAEAAFEHFCRHALPQFGTYQDAMRQAGGAEGDVLFHARIALYLNVGLLDPLQACRRAEAEYRAGRVPLNAAEGFIRQIIGWREYVRGIYWLKMPDYAAVNYFEARRPLPDFFWSGETDLNCLRQVIGQTKRTAYAHHIQRLMVTGNFALLIGADPAAVAEWYLAVYADAVEWVELPNVVGMALFADGGTMASKPYAASGTYIDKMSNYCRRCRFDPAKKNGPKACPFNYLYWDFLMRNREKLRGNPRLAIPYRTLDKLPEARQAAIAEDTRRFLKTLGEAA is encoded by the coding sequence ATGAGCGGCGCGCTACGGCTGGTTCTCGGCGATCAACTGACGCCTCATCTGTCGGCGCTGCGCGGGATTGATCCGGCCCACGATCTGATCCTTATGGCGGAGGTGCAGGCGGAGGCGACCTATGTGCGCCACCACCCCAAGAAACTCGGTTTTTTCTTTGCGGCGATGCGACACCATGCCGAAGCGCTGCGGGCGGCGGGGCATAGGGTGCGCTACTTTCGGCTCGATGATACCATGCCCTGTCACAGTCTTGGCGAAGCCATTGCCCGCACTTTGGCGGAGGGTAGGTACGGGCGGCTGATCGTCACCGCGCCGGGGGAATGGCGCCTGCTGGCCGAGGTGGAAAGCTGGGCCGCGCGGTTTGGTCTGCCGGTCGATATCCGGCCCGACGATCATTTTCTCTGCACGCGCGAAGAATTTGCCGCTTGGGCCAACGGACGCAAAGGCCTACGGATGGAGTTCTTTTACCGCGATATGCGCCGCCGCACCGGGTTGCTGCTGGCTGCCGATGGCGCGCCGGAGGGCGGCAGTTGGAATTACGATGCGGAAAACCGGGGAGCTTTGCCCGAAGCCATCCCCGCGCCGGGCCTGTTTCGCGTTCCGCCCGATGACGAAACCTGCGCGGTTCTCGCCCTGGTTGCCGAGCGCTTCCCTGATCATTTTGGCGACCTGGAAGGCTTTGACTATGCCGTAACGCGCAGCAATGCCGAGGCGGCGTTTGAGCATTTTTGCCGCCACGCCCTGCCGCAGTTTGGCACTTATCAGGACGCCATGCGGCAGGCCGGGGGAGCGGAGGGCGATGTGCTATTTCACGCCCGCATCGCGCTTTATCTCAATGTTGGGCTGCTCGACCCCTTGCAGGCCTGCCGCCGGGCGGAGGCGGAGTATCGCGCCGGGCGGGTACCGCTGAATGCGGCGGAAGGGTTTATTCGCCAGATTATCGGCTGGCGGGAATATGTTCGGGGTATCTACTGGCTGAAAATGCCTGACTATGCCGCCGTCAATTATTTTGAGGCCCGGCGCCCGCTGCCCGATTTCTTCTGGTCGGGGGAGACCGATCTAAACTGTTTGCGGCAGGTGATCGGCCAGACCAAGCGCACCGCCTATGCCCATCATATTCAACGCCTGATGGTTACCGGGAATTTCGCGTTGCTGATCGGTGCTGATCCGGCGGCGGTGGCCGAATGGTATTTGGCCGTTTATGCCGATGCGGTGGAATGGGTTGAACTGCCGAATGTCGTTGGCATGGCGTTATTTGCCGATGGCGGGACGATGGCCAGCAAACCCTATGCGGCCAGCGGCACCTATATCGACAAAATGTCGAACTATTGCCGCCGCTGCCGCTTCGATCCTGCCAAGAAGAACGGCCCGAAAGCCTGCCCGTTTAATTACCTCTATTGGGATTTTCTGATGCGCAACCGGGAAAAGCTGCGGGGTAACCCTCGGCTCGCCATTCCCTATCGCACGCTCGATAAACTGCCTGAGGCACGCCAAGCCGCGATTGCCGAGGATACGCGGCGGTTTCTAAAAACACTTGGGGAGGCCGCATGA
- a CDS encoding SDR family NAD(P)-dependent oxidoreductase, which translates to MTHLWITGASQGIGRAVALAAAARGWTVSATARSAAGLENLAAESGGRIQAFPGDITDRAGLAAVVAAIEAQRGPIDIAVLNAGTHEPTDGAAFDAAVYDHLIKVNLTGTVNSLAAVLPGFTQRRAGRVALVSSVAAYRGLPKAGAYCASKAAVTALAESLRFDLAAVGVTVQVVHPGFVRTPLTDRNRFAMPSLIEPDEAAAHILAGLTSSRFEIAFPRGFISMLKLLRLLPYRLYFPLVARRTGVSSGFE; encoded by the coding sequence ATGACGCATCTCTGGATCACCGGCGCCAGCCAAGGCATTGGACGGGCGGTGGCCCTTGCCGCCGCCGCGCGCGGCTGGACCGTTTCGGCAACAGCGCGCAGCGCAGCGGGGCTTGAAAACCTTGCGGCGGAGAGTGGTGGGCGCATTCAGGCCTTCCCTGGCGATATTACCGACCGGGCCGGGCTGGCAGCGGTCGTCGCGGCCATCGAAGCCCAGCGCGGCCCCATCGACATCGCTGTGTTGAATGCCGGAACCCACGAGCCGACCGATGGTGCCGCCTTCGATGCCGCCGTTTATGATCATTTGATCAAGGTTAACCTGACCGGAACGGTCAACTCGCTGGCGGCGGTTTTACCGGGGTTCACCCAGCGCCGGGCCGGGCGGGTGGCGCTCGTTTCCTCCGTCGCGGCCTATCGCGGGTTGCCGAAGGCTGGGGCCTATTGCGCCAGTAAGGCGGCGGTAACGGCGTTGGCCGAGTCGCTGCGGTTTGACCTTGCGGCCGTTGGGGTGACGGTTCAGGTGGTCCATCCTGGGTTCGTGCGCACACCGCTGACCGACCGCAACCGCTTCGCCATGCCGTCCCTGATCGAGCCGGATGAAGCTGCGGCGCATATTCTGGCAGGCTTGACGAGCAGCCGGTTCGAAATCGCTTTTCCCCGAGGGTTTATCAGCATGCTGAAATTGCTTCGACTTTTGCCCTATCGGCTCTATTTTCCGCTCGTCGCCCGCCGCACGGGGGTTTCTTCGGGGTTTGAATAA
- a CDS encoding nuclear transport factor 2 family protein, translated as MTAPDIEPFQRYLETLTPHTVGGLGVLVARDVRFIDPFHDVSGAVAMEKVFAAIFTSLANVRFTVTDRAWSGSAWYLRWRFEGERRQGSQIIAFDGMSEIYFDDDGKVRFYRDHWDAAQGLYERLPFIGPILRWLRRRIADGA; from the coding sequence ATGACCGCGCCGGATATTGAGCCATTTCAACGCTATCTTGAAACCCTAACCCCGCACACCGTGGGGGGGCTCGGCGTTTTGGTGGCGCGCGACGTGCGGTTTATCGATCCGTTTCACGATGTGAGCGGCGCAGTGGCGATGGAAAAAGTGTTTGCCGCAATCTTTACCTCTCTCGCCAACGTCCGGTTTACTGTCACTGACCGTGCTTGGTCGGGAAGCGCTTGGTACTTGCGCTGGCGCTTCGAAGGCGAACGGCGCCAGGGCAGCCAGATCATCGCTTTCGATGGGATGAGTGAGATTTATTTCGACGATGACGGCAAGGTCCGCTTCTATCGCGACCATTGGGATGCCGCGCAAGGGCTTTACGAGCGGTTACCGTTCATCGGGCCTATCCTGCGCTGGCTGCGGCGACGGATTGCGGACGGGGCTTAA
- a CDS encoding DUF3833 domain-containing protein encodes MKPQDFADTKPRFVVEDYFNGRTKAWGIFEDRFGNLRRDFIVEITGTWDGKTLTLDEDFTYGDGEKDRRVWTIVKKDEHTYEGRADDVVGTATGLAYGKALNWRYDLNLKVGDGTWRVTFNDWMFLADRETLINRARVSKFGIEIGEVTLFFRKEPARAALSLVEPFAAVGQ; translated from the coding sequence ATGAAACCGCAAGATTTTGCCGATACCAAACCGCGTTTTGTCGTTGAAGATTATTTCAACGGCCGGACCAAAGCCTGGGGAATTTTCGAAGATCGTTTCGGCAACCTGCGCCGCGACTTCATTGTTGAAATCACCGGCACCTGGGACGGGAAAACCCTTACCCTGGACGAAGATTTCACCTATGGCGACGGGGAGAAAGACCGCCGCGTCTGGACCATCGTCAAGAAAGACGAGCATACTTACGAGGGCCGGGCCGATGATGTCGTCGGCACGGCCACCGGCCTCGCCTACGGTAAAGCCTTGAACTGGCGATATGACTTGAACCTAAAGGTGGGCGATGGCACGTGGCGCGTGACTTTTAACGATTGGATGTTCCTGGCGGACCGCGAAACGCTGATCAACCGCGCCCGCGTTTCGAAATTCGGGATCGAGATTGGCGAAGTGACGCTGTTTTTCCGTAAGGAACCGGCACGCGCTGCCCTGTCATTGGTCGAACCCTTTGCCGCCGTCGGCCAATAG
- a CDS encoding MFS transporter, whose protein sequence is MQPVAFQDRLAGLGLAIYAAPAFSLAALSVPLYLYLPTIYADDFGLGLAEVGAVLLIARLADALTDPVAGLLADRWPRRKPWLLLSLGPMAMAIWALFAPSGPVSAASLLGWSLLLYLGWTGFSVPYLAWGADLNQAYHGRTRVAGAREAAVLAGTLVAAATPALLGLSGPAALRFLGIVILVGLIPTVLLACARLPEPRPVAPPPLAPKQAWALLRNNAPFRRLLGAYGLNGIANGLPATLFLSFISDRIGAPTLAGPALALYFCAGLAGVPSWLWLSRRLGKHRAWRLGLLGACCAFLPAPFLGAGDTAGFLLLCLATGLMVGADLVLPPAMQADVIEADSHAGGGARAGLYFALWGMATKASLALAVGLAFPLLDWAGYVPGTPNAPETRALALLYGAAPLLFKLAAWGLMRGYALDEAALAALRPPPGDLTCPAAGFSPPPPPSSLAPSLCSQDAAR, encoded by the coding sequence ATGCAGCCCGTTGCTTTTCAAGATCGGCTTGCTGGCCTAGGGCTGGCAATTTACGCGGCGCCCGCCTTCTCCCTGGCGGCGCTGTCGGTGCCGCTTTACCTCTATCTTCCGACGATCTACGCCGATGACTTCGGCTTGGGGTTGGCGGAGGTCGGGGCGGTGTTGCTAATCGCCCGGCTGGCCGATGCGCTGACGGACCCCGTTGCCGGTCTCTTAGCCGACCGTTGGCCGCGCCGCAAACCGTGGTTGCTGCTGTCCCTTGGCCCGATGGCGATGGCGATTTGGGCGCTTTTCGCCCCAAGCGGCCCGGTCAGCGCAGCGTCGCTACTGGGGTGGAGCCTGCTGCTGTATCTTGGCTGGACCGGCTTTAGCGTCCCCTACCTCGCCTGGGGGGCCGATCTCAACCAAGCCTATCACGGTCGAACCCGGGTCGCGGGCGCGCGGGAAGCCGCCGTGCTGGCCGGAACCCTGGTGGCCGCCGCAACCCCCGCCCTCCTCGGCCTCAGTGGCCCGGCAGCCCTGCGCTTCCTCGGCATCGTCATCCTGGTCGGCTTGATCCCTACGGTCTTGCTGGCCTGCGCCCGCCTGCCCGAACCGCGCCCCGTCGCGCCCCCGCCGCTAGCCCCCAAGCAGGCTTGGGCCTTACTTAGGAACAATGCCCCCTTCCGCCGCCTTTTGGGGGCCTATGGGCTGAACGGTATCGCCAACGGCCTGCCTGCCACGCTGTTCCTCAGCTTCATCAGCGACCGGATTGGCGCGCCAACGCTGGCCGGGCCCGCGCTCGCCCTCTACTTCTGTGCCGGGCTGGCGGGCGTTCCCAGCTGGTTGTGGCTCAGCCGCCGCCTCGGCAAGCACCGCGCCTGGCGCTTGGGGTTACTGGGCGCCTGCTGCGCCTTCCTGCCCGCCCCCTTCCTGGGGGCTGGGGACACGGCGGGCTTCCTTCTGCTCTGCCTTGCGACGGGGCTGATGGTCGGCGCCGATCTGGTGCTGCCCCCGGCGATGCAAGCCGATGTGATCGAGGCCGATAGCCATGCGGGCGGCGGCGCCCGTGCCGGTCTCTATTTCGCCCTTTGGGGCATGGCGACCAAAGCGTCGTTAGCTTTGGCGGTCGGCCTTGCGTTTCCGCTCTTGGATTGGGCCGGCTATGTGCCCGGCACACCCAATGCCCCTGAAACCCGGGCGCTCGCGCTGCTCTACGGCGCGGCCCCGCTTCTTTTCAAACTGGCAGCCTGGGGGCTCATGCGCGGCTACGCGCTGGATGAAGCCGCCCTGGCTGCCCTTCGCCCCCCGCCAGGAGACCTGACATGTCCCGCCGCTGGCTTCTCGCCGCCCCCGCCGCCCTCGTCCTTGGCGCCCTCGCTTTGCTCGCAGGATGCAGCACGATGA
- a CDS encoding DUF1013 domain-containing protein, with amino-acid sequence MPLPLMPKATAVWLVENTALTFEQIADFCGLHSLEIQAIADGEVAGSMQGLDPIINGQLTHEEIKRCEADPKAKLKLLVSNLPQPAVRTKGGRYTPIAKRQDKPDAIAWLVRNYPDITDSQISKLLGTTKTTIASIRDRSHWNISNIKARDPIQLGLCSYAALQEVLDTLRRQGKHIPAELPVEGEEREQEPPEFTL; translated from the coding sequence ATGCCATTGCCGTTGATGCCAAAGGCCACCGCTGTCTGGCTCGTCGAAAATACGGCGCTGACCTTCGAGCAGATTGCCGATTTCTGCGGTCTGCATAGTTTGGAAATCCAGGCCATCGCCGACGGCGAGGTTGCAGGCAGCATGCAGGGGCTGGATCCGATCATCAACGGCCAGCTAACCCACGAGGAAATCAAGCGCTGCGAAGCGGACCCCAAGGCCAAGCTGAAGCTGCTGGTTAGCAATCTGCCGCAGCCCGCGGTGCGCACCAAGGGCGGCCGCTATACGCCGATCGCCAAGCGCCAGGACAAGCCCGATGCGATTGCCTGGCTGGTTCGCAACTATCCCGATATTACCGATAGCCAGATTTCCAAACTGCTGGGCACAACCAAGACGACCATTGCGTCGATCCGCGACCGCAGCCATTGGAATATTTCCAATATCAAAGCGCGCGACCCAATCCAACTCGGCCTGTGTTCCTATGCTGCCTTGCAAGAAGTGCTGGATACCCTGCGCCGCCAGGGCAAGCATATTCCGGCCGAATTGCCGGTCGAAGGCGAGGAGCGGGAGCAAGAGCCGCCTGAATTTACCCTGTAA
- a CDS encoding NAD(P)H-quinone oxidoreductase, translating into MRAVEIKAPGGPEVLTPTTLPVPHPKAGEVLIRVAAAGVNRPDLLQRQGAYPPPPDASPLPGLEVSGTIVAVGDGVATDRLGETVCALTPGGGYAEFVTAPAGHCLPVPQTLSPEEAAALPEGAFTVYGNVWDRGRLQPGETLLIHGGTSGIGTLAIQMAKAYGARVIVTVGSAEKAEAARALGVDLAINYKTEDFVEATRAFTDKRGADVILDMVGGPYIQRNIECAAMDGRIVFIAFQGGAVAEVDFRKVMVRRLTITGTTLRPQSIAAKNRLAEGLRQTVWPWVDKGLVRPQIYRVFPLDQAAAAHEMLESGAPIGKIVLGLA; encoded by the coding sequence ATGCGCGCCGTTGAAATCAAAGCCCCCGGCGGGCCGGAAGTATTGACGCCGACGACCCTGCCGGTCCCACACCCCAAGGCCGGGGAAGTGCTCATCCGCGTTGCCGCCGCCGGGGTCAATCGCCCCGATCTGCTGCAACGCCAGGGCGCCTATCCGCCGCCCCCCGACGCGAGCCCGCTGCCGGGGCTCGAAGTCTCCGGCACCATCGTTGCCGTGGGGGATGGCGTCGCGACCGATCGACTGGGCGAAACCGTCTGCGCCCTTACCCCCGGCGGCGGCTATGCCGAGTTTGTCACCGCGCCGGCCGGGCACTGCCTACCGGTGCCGCAAACCCTATCGCCGGAAGAAGCCGCCGCCCTGCCGGAGGGGGCTTTCACCGTCTACGGCAATGTTTGGGATCGCGGGCGCCTTCAGCCGGGCGAAACCCTGCTGATCCACGGCGGCACATCGGGCATCGGTACGCTGGCTATCCAAATGGCCAAAGCCTATGGCGCCCGGGTAATCGTTACCGTTGGATCGGCAGAGAAGGCCGAGGCCGCGCGCGCCCTAGGAGTCGATCTGGCGATTAACTATAAAACCGAGGATTTCGTAGAGGCTACCCGCGCGTTCACTGACAAGCGCGGCGCGGACGTGATTCTCGATATGGTCGGCGGCCCCTATATCCAGCGTAATATCGAGTGTGCCGCGATGGACGGGCGGATCGTCTTCATCGCCTTTCAAGGCGGGGCCGTGGCGGAGGTGGATTTCCGCAAAGTCATGGTCCGCCGCTTAACGATCACCGGGACGACACTGCGCCCCCAAAGCATTGCTGCCAAAAATCGCTTGGCGGAAGGCCTCCGTCAAACCGTTTGGCCGTGGGTGGACAAAGGGCTGGTCCGCCCCCAAATCTATCGGGTATTTCCGTTGGATCAGGCGGCCGCCGCCCATGAAATGCTGGAAAGCGGTGCCCCTATCGGAAAAATCGTCTTGGGTTTAGCGTAA
- a CDS encoding DUF1192 domain-containing protein: MDADDDRARLQGDRPVFLSPAALERAGVEELTAYRDALVAEIARVDAEVVRKRDRRGAADALFKF; encoded by the coding sequence ATGGATGCCGACGACGACCGCGCGCGCCTGCAGGGGGATCGGCCCGTGTTTTTATCGCCTGCCGCCCTGGAGCGGGCGGGGGTGGAGGAACTGACGGCCTATCGCGATGCCCTGGTGGCGGAAATCGCGCGCGTTGATGCCGAAGTGGTCCGCAAGCGTGACCGGCGCGGTGCTGCCGACGCCTTGTTTAAATTCTAG
- a CDS encoding DUF1465 family protein yields the protein MGTVFFRGTYDEAFQLLIEARDYLTYLEPTERAALSLDQRLAANREAMRLTSRLTQVMAWLMVRRAVQEGEISFYEALQSDRRLDGQRVCLIQIEDEEAAPLPRGLRDLLGRSYHLYTRVDRLDKAMGPPLAGEAMMTAH from the coding sequence ATGGGGACGGTCTTTTTCCGGGGCACCTATGACGAAGCCTTTCAGCTTCTGATTGAGGCGCGCGACTATCTAACCTACTTGGAGCCGACAGAGCGGGCGGCCCTCAGCCTTGATCAGCGACTGGCTGCGAACCGGGAGGCGATGCGCCTCACATCGCGCTTAACGCAGGTGATGGCGTGGCTCATGGTTCGCCGGGCGGTGCAGGAAGGGGAAATCAGCTTCTACGAGGCGTTGCAGAGCGACCGTCGGCTTGACGGCCAGCGCGTCTGCCTGATCCAAATCGAAGACGAGGAAGCCGCCCCTCTGCCCCGGGGACTGCGCGACCTGCTGGGCCGATCCTATCACCTTTATACCCGCGTTGATCGGCTTGATAAGGCGATGGGGCCACCCTTGGCGGGCGAGGCGATGATGACCGCCCATTGA
- the rpmE gene encoding 50S ribosomal protein L31 has translation MKKDIHPDYHAITVIMTDGHTYQTRSTYGKAGDTLRLEIDPTSHPAWTGGQQRMLDTGGQLARFNKRFANLGLKA, from the coding sequence ATGAAAAAGGACATTCACCCCGACTATCATGCGATCACCGTTATCATGACGGATGGTCACACCTATCAGACCCGCTCGACCTACGGGAAGGCCGGGGACACGCTGCGCCTGGAAATCGACCCGACGTCGCATCCGGCCTGGACCGGCGGTCAGCAGCGTATGCTGGACACCGGGGGGCAGCTTGCCCGCTTCAACAAGCGTTTCGCCAACCTCGGCCTCAAGGCGTAA
- a CDS encoding type II toxin-antitoxin system RelE/ParE family toxin encodes MIVSFRHKGLEGFYRLGSLRGIQPVHAKRLLILLALLDAAVKPEDLNQPGLRLHGLKGNLAGYWSVWVDANWRVTFRFIGTDVELVDYQDYH; translated from the coding sequence ATGATTGTCAGTTTTCGGCATAAGGGCCTGGAAGGATTTTACCGCTTGGGATCGCTAAGGGGGATCCAGCCGGTTCATGCCAAACGGTTGCTGATTCTTCTGGCTCTGCTGGACGCGGCTGTGAAGCCGGAGGATCTGAACCAGCCTGGGCTTCGGCTACATGGGTTGAAAGGCAATTTAGCGGGATATTGGTCGGTTTGGGTCGATGCAAACTGGCGGGTGACGTTCCGTTTTATTGGAACGGATGTCGAGCTTGTCGATTATCAAGACTATCATTGA
- a CDS encoding HigA family addiction module antitoxin gives MIHTHPHPGEILRETVFDPLNLSVTEAAGRLSVSRVALSRVLNGRAGISAELAIRLEKAGVSTARFWVTLQANYDLWRAMQREQPPVRSLQEGDPVAG, from the coding sequence ATGATCCACACCCATCCGCATCCCGGGGAAATTTTGCGGGAAACCGTTTTTGATCCCCTGAACTTATCGGTAACGGAGGCTGCCGGGAGGCTATCGGTATCGCGGGTCGCCTTGTCGCGCGTACTGAATGGTCGGGCGGGGATCAGCGCCGAGTTGGCGATACGGCTGGAAAAAGCCGGGGTCAGCACCGCGCGCTTCTGGGTAACGCTTCAGGCCAATTATGATCTTTGGCGGGCGATGCAGCGCGAGCAGCCGCCGGTGCGGAGCCTTCAGGAGGGGGATCCGGTGGCAGGCTAA